Proteins encoded within one genomic window of Desulfonatronospira thiodismutans ASO3-1:
- a CDS encoding branched-chain amino acid ABC transporter permease produces MQFFFEQLINGLAVGGIYALIALGYTMVYGVMRLINFAHGDLFTIGAYLGLTVLTSVAVTAYLGPFLGVILLMMIIMCMVGVVGVVLERVAYRPVRQADRLSAVVSALGASIFLSNLVMLIWGPRFRVYPDDILPRITLNILGLDVPLMRILVLLASLILMGILYYFVQKTKTGTAIRAVAIDHGASRLMGINVNRIISLVFLIGPALGGAAGVMVGLYYGQINFTMGWAFGLKAFIAAVLGGIGNIPGAMIGGLLLGVIEALGAAFISTAWKDGIAFIVLILILIFRPTGILGERVADKV; encoded by the coding sequence ATGCAATTTTTTTTCGAACAGCTCATCAATGGTCTGGCTGTCGGAGGAATTTACGCGCTGATTGCCCTGGGATACACCATGGTCTACGGGGTCATGCGGCTCATCAACTTTGCCCATGGGGACCTTTTCACCATTGGTGCCTACCTGGGACTTACAGTTCTCACCAGTGTTGCTGTTACTGCCTATCTTGGACCTTTTCTCGGGGTCATACTACTCATGATGATAATCATGTGCATGGTGGGAGTAGTGGGCGTCGTACTGGAGAGGGTGGCATACCGCCCGGTCCGCCAGGCTGACAGGCTTTCTGCCGTGGTTTCCGCTCTGGGTGCTTCAATTTTTCTCTCCAACTTAGTGATGCTTATCTGGGGTCCAAGGTTCAGGGTCTACCCGGATGACATCCTGCCGCGCATTACTTTGAACATCCTGGGCCTGGATGTACCCTTGATGCGTATCCTGGTGCTCCTGGCTTCACTGATTCTCATGGGCATCCTTTACTATTTCGTCCAGAAAACCAAGACAGGTACCGCCATCCGGGCTGTGGCCATTGACCATGGGGCCTCCAGACTCATGGGCATCAATGTCAACAGGATCATCTCCCTGGTATTTCTCATTGGACCGGCCCTGGGAGGTGCAGCCGGGGTCATGGTTGGACTGTATTACGGCCAGATCAATTTTACCATGGGCTGGGCCTTTGGTCTCAAGGCCTTTATCGCTGCAGTTCTGGGAGGAATAGGCAATATCCCGGGGGCCATGATCGGCGGACTGCTGCTGGGGGTAATCGAGGCCCTGGGGGCTGCTTTTATCTCCACTGCATGGAAGGACGGCATAGCCTTTATTGTGCTCATTCTGATCCTGATATTCCGTCCCACGGGTATCCTGGGAGAAAGGGTGGCAGACAAGGTCTGA
- a CDS encoding branched-chain amino acid ABC transporter permease gives MRKHKNTIQVVAFTVVILACPFFLDAYWIDVINNIGLYAVLALSLNFIVGYTGLFHMGHAAFFAVGAYATGILNTSYDIPIVLLLPVSGLAAALFAYLVARPIIHLRGDYLLIVTIAIVEIVRIALVNDIFGLTGGSNGIFGISRPDFYFFDIRTPHQFFYYIWAFLALSVLLFYNLEKSRYVRALNYIKNDEVAAEGSGVNVDHLKLTAFVLGAFWAGMVGNIYASKMTLISPASFNFWESVILFVIVILGGSGSIRGVILGAFLIIGLPEIFRQFAGARMLVFGGAMVAMMVFRPQGFLPPLPRKYPVHKIQPGEKTL, from the coding sequence ATGCGCAAACACAAGAATACTATCCAGGTTGTGGCGTTTACCGTCGTCATTCTGGCCTGCCCCTTTTTTCTGGATGCCTACTGGATTGACGTCATCAACAATATCGGCCTTTACGCAGTTCTGGCCCTGAGCCTTAATTTTATTGTCGGGTATACCGGTCTTTTTCATATGGGCCACGCTGCCTTTTTTGCCGTAGGGGCCTATGCAACCGGCATATTAAACACATCATACGACATTCCCATTGTGCTGCTGCTGCCTGTAAGCGGTCTGGCGGCGGCCCTTTTTGCATATCTTGTGGCCAGGCCCATCATTCATCTGCGGGGAGACTACCTGCTCATAGTCACCATAGCCATTGTAGAAATTGTCCGCATCGCCCTGGTCAATGATATTTTCGGCCTTACCGGAGGCTCCAACGGAATATTCGGGATTTCCAGACCGGACTTTTACTTTTTCGATATCCGTACTCCCCACCAGTTTTTCTACTACATCTGGGCCTTTCTGGCCCTGAGTGTGCTGCTTTTTTACAACCTGGAAAAGTCCCGATACGTCAGGGCGCTGAACTACATCAAAAATGACGAGGTGGCTGCCGAGGGCAGCGGAGTCAATGTCGACCATCTCAAGTTGACCGCCTTTGTCCTGGGCGCTTTCTGGGCCGGAATGGTGGGCAATATCTATGCTTCCAAAATGACCCTCATTTCTCCTGCATCATTTAATTTCTGGGAGTCGGTGATTTTATTCGTCATTGTTATCCTCGGTGGTTCCGGAAGCATCAGGGGGGTAATACTGGGAGCTTTTCTCATAATCGGGCTGCCGGAAATATTCAGGCAGTTCGCCGGAGCCAGGATGCTGGTCTTCGGTGGAGCCATGGTGGCCATGATGGTGTTCAGACCTCAGGGCTTTCTGCCCCCGCTGCCAAGAAAATATCCAGTTCATAAAATACAACCCGGAGAAAAGACCTTATGA
- a CDS encoding ABC transporter ATP-binding protein: MTLLSIKNLTKRFGGLLAVDDVSFDVEQGRIVGLIGPNGAGKTTVFNLITGNYIPDEGRIMFDGHSLTGLKTHKIVALGIARTFQTIRLFKNLTVLENVMAGCHCRMNSGILSSMLRIPFQRREERMALARALKELEFVGLKQHMDINAMNLSYGNQRLLEIARALASNPKIIILDEPAGGMNDYETTQLVLLIEKMQKRGLTVLLIEHDMNLVMRICEDIIVLEHGARIAQGTPAEITQDQRVIEAYLGIEEEDEEDEAFEAEGRD; encoded by the coding sequence ATGACCCTTCTGAGCATCAAGAACCTGACCAAGAGGTTCGGCGGGCTGCTGGCGGTGGACGATGTCTCATTCGACGTGGAACAGGGCAGAATCGTTGGTCTCATCGGTCCCAACGGAGCAGGCAAAACAACGGTGTTCAACCTGATTACAGGCAACTATATTCCCGATGAAGGGCGGATTATGTTCGACGGCCACAGCCTGACAGGTCTGAAAACCCATAAGATAGTCGCCCTGGGTATTGCCAGGACCTTCCAGACCATAAGGCTTTTCAAGAACCTGACAGTGCTTGAAAACGTAATGGCCGGGTGTCATTGCCGCATGAACTCCGGCATCCTTTCCTCCATGCTGCGCATTCCTTTTCAGCGCAGAGAGGAGCGAATGGCCCTGGCCCGGGCCCTGAAAGAGCTGGAATTTGTGGGCCTTAAGCAGCACATGGATATCAATGCCATGAACCTGTCCTACGGCAACCAGAGGCTGCTGGAAATCGCCCGGGCCCTGGCCAGCAATCCCAAGATCATCATCCTGGACGAACCCGCCGGCGGCATGAATGATTATGAGACCACCCAGCTGGTCCTGCTGATAGAAAAAATGCAGAAAAGAGGCCTGACAGTCCTGCTCATTGAGCATGATATGAACCTGGTTATGCGCATCTGCGAGGATATTATCGTTCTGGAACACGGGGCCAGAATAGCTCAGGGCACGCCCGCGGAAATCACCCAGGATCAAAGGGTCATAGAAGCTTACCTTGGCATTGAGGAAGAAGATGAAGAGGATGAAGCCTTTGAAGCTGAAGGCAGGGATTAG
- a CDS encoding ABC transporter ATP-binding protein, with protein MLLSVKDLFVNYGNVEALHGINLNVREGEIVAMLGANGAGKSTTLMTISGLINPVKGSIFYNNMDITTMQGHDVVAQGIAQVPEGRRVFSTLTVQENLDLGAFTMTDKDRINRRLEWNFELFPRLKERKDQLAGTLSGGEQQMLAIARGLMAHPKLLLLDEPSLGLAPILVKSIFEKIKEINAEGLTVLLVEQNARAALKLAHRGYVMEVGRIVLEDSADKLLKNPDVRKAYLGG; from the coding sequence ATGCTGCTTAGTGTTAAGGATCTGTTTGTAAATTACGGCAATGTGGAAGCCCTGCACGGCATCAATCTAAATGTCCGGGAGGGAGAAATCGTGGCCATGCTCGGGGCCAACGGTGCAGGTAAATCCACCACCCTCATGACCATTAGCGGCCTTATCAATCCGGTCAAGGGTTCTATCTTTTATAACAACATGGATATTACCACCATGCAGGGCCATGATGTGGTCGCTCAGGGTATTGCCCAGGTGCCCGAAGGCAGGCGGGTCTTCTCCACCTTGACGGTACAGGAGAACCTTGACCTGGGGGCATTTACCATGACCGACAAAGACAGGATCAACAGGAGACTGGAGTGGAATTTTGAGCTTTTCCCTAGGCTGAAGGAACGCAAAGACCAGCTCGCAGGCACCCTGTCCGGTGGTGAGCAGCAGATGCTGGCCATAGCCAGGGGTCTTATGGCCCATCCAAAGCTTCTGTTGCTGGATGAACCAAGCCTTGGCCTGGCCCCCATCCTGGTCAAATCAATCTTTGAAAAAATAAAGGAAATAAATGCCGAGGGCCTGACAGTACTGCTGGTGGAACAAAACGCCCGGGCCGCCCTGAAACTGGCCCATAGAGGCTATGTCATGGAAGTGGGCAGAATTGTTCTGGAGGACAGTGCGGATAAGCTTCTGAAAAACCCGGACGTACGCAAGGCCTATCTCGGAGGATAA